The genomic DNA TTTGGCCAGGATCCTCGACATCGTTTAATCATTTCTTATGCCACAAACTTTTTAAAGACGACCGTGGCATTGTTGCTGCCAAATCCGAATGCGTTCAAGAGGGCGTACCGCACCTTTCGTTCTTGGACGGCACGTCGGATCCCATCCAAACGACAGGCTGGGTCCGGTTCCTCGTAGTTCGCTGTGGGATGGATTTGCCCGGTATGGATCGAAAGGGTCGTTGCCACGGCGCCGATCGCCCCAGCCGCCCCCAAGGTATGACCGATGAGTGACTTCGTAGCATTCACGGCCATTTTGTCCGCACGATTCTTAAAAAGACCTCTGATCGCTTTGGTCTCGACGGCATCGCCGATCGTCGTGGAAGTCGCATGGGCATTGATGTAGTCGACTTGATCCGGCCCGATGCCTGCAGAGCCGAGACCGATTTTCATGGTCGTGGAAATTTCCTGACCATCCTCCTGAGGAATGACCATGTGATAGGCTTCGCTGGTGGCGGCATATCCGGCGAGCTCGGCATAAACTCTCGCTTTCCGCTTCTTGGCATGCGCCCATGATTCCACGATTAATGTGGCAGCACCCTCGCCCATGACGAATCCATCGCGACGTCGGTCGAAGGGACGTGAGGCTCGCTCAGGAGCATCGTTAAACTCGCTGGAGAGGGCGCGCAAGGAACAGAACCCCGCAAAAACCAACGGCGTAATGCTCGCGTCGGCTCCGACGACGATAATGACGTCGGCCTGGCCGCTGCGGATACATTGCAGGGCTTGGCCAAGAGCATGGGCACTGGAGGAGCAGGCCGTCGAGATCGTGAGATTCGGTCCTTTGGCGCCGTGTGCCATCGCGACGATGCCCGAAGCGGAATTCAACGTGATCGTGGGAATGAAATTGGGATGTACGCGATGCGGTCGTTGAGTCTTAAAGAGTTGTGTGATCTCACGCTCGCCCATGACCATCCCACCCATGCCGGCTCCGACAATGACGCCGACGCGGTGGGGAGCTTCCTTGGCCATACTCAGATCGGCATCGGCGAGCGCTTCTTTCGTCGAAACCAAGGCGAATTGCGCGTAACGATCCACACGACTCGCTTGCGTGGTCGGCAAGTACTGTTCCGGTGAGAAATTATGAACTTGCCCGGCAACGCGTGAACGATAGCCGGACATAGGAAACCATCCTAGGGAAGGGATCGCGGTAACTCCAGAGCGACCTGTGAGGGCCGCCTTCCAAAATTCGCTGACGCCGATCCCGATGGGGGATACTACTCCAAGACCGGTAATGACCACGCGCGAGGCCATATTTTTCCCTCCTTATGGGCGCTCACGGCGCCTTTCTTACCGGAAGACCGATAGACAGTCAACTAGGAAACCTCTGTTCAATGCCTGACTTTTAACAACAGATAGAGGCCGAAGCTAAGAAACAGCGCATTGGCCATCCAACCGGCCAACATGGGAGCCAAGGCTCCTCCTCGCCCGAGTGCAATGGCGACGGAGTGTGTCGTCCAGTAGCAGAATCCGATGATGAACGCTTGTCCGATACCCGCGGCCATGCTTCCCCCCCGGACTCCGCTTCGCCGCAAACTCAACGCAATTCCGACGAGCACCATCACGACCGTCACTAATGGGAATGCGACACGGCCGTAGTAGTCCGTCAGCAGACGAGCGAACGAGAAACCTTCGTGCCGAAAACGCTCGAGGTAATTTCGGATTTCCCGAAACGTCATGGTCTCCGAGTTCCCCACGAGCGAAGAGGAGAAATCATCGGGAATCAACTGGATGTTGATCGTCTGCTCCGTGAACAAAGCCAACTCAACGGTATCATCCGATTGGAATCGGCGATGATTTCCGTTCAGCAGGATCCAGCCTTCAGGAGTATAGCGGGCTTCAGCCGCTTCCGTAATCCGATGGAGTTTAAACGGCGGACGAAAATAAAAGATTCGTACGCCTCGAAGGACCTTGCCTGCGACATCGATCTCATTGACTTCCATCAGGCCGTCGGCGCTGATACGGACCCATGGCTGGGTGGCTTTGACGGTGACCGGTGTCGGTCTTTGCTCGATCTGGACGGCACGGACTTCTTCGGCCTTCTCTGAGGCGAGCGGGATGACGGTCGAGCTGAAGAGGAAGAGAATCATGGACACGGCGCCGGCAAACAGGAGAAACGGCGAGGTCATCCACAACAAGCTGATCCCGCAGCTGCGCATAGCGGTGATTTCATTGCTGCGCATGAATAAACCGAGCGTCAGCAAGGTCGCCACCAAGATCGCGAACGGAGCGACTTGGAACGAAATAGAGGGAATCTTCAACGCGAAGTACGTGAGGATGGGAACGATTCCCGATTCATAGCGCAAGAATCGGCGCACTTTCTCAAAAAAATCGATCACGAGATAGATGGTCACCAAGCCGGAAAAGCACATGCCGA from Nitrospira sp. includes the following:
- a CDS encoding 3-oxoacyl-[acyl-carrier-protein] synthase, KASII, with the translated sequence MASRVVITGLGVVSPIGIGVSEFWKAALTGRSGVTAIPSLGWFPMSGYRSRVAGQVHNFSPEQYLPTTQASRVDRYAQFALVSTKEALADADLSMAKEAPHRVGVIVGAGMGGMVMGEREITQLFKTQRPHRVHPNFIPTITLNSASGIVAMAHGAKGPNLTISTACSSSAHALGQALQCIRSGQADVIIVVGADASITPLVFAGFCSLRALSSEFNDAPERASRPFDRRRDGFVMGEGAATLIVESWAHAKKRKARVYAELAGYAATSEAYHMVIPQEDGQEISTTMKIGLGSAGIGPDQVDYINAHATSTTIGDAVETKAIRGLFKNRADKMAVNATKSLIGHTLGAAGAIGAVATTLSIHTGQIHPTANYEEPDPACRLDGIRRAVQERKVRYALLNAFGFGSNNATVVFKKFVA
- a CDS encoding Lipopolysaccharide export system permease protein LptG; its protein translation is MTILFRYILREYSKIFGMCFSGLVTIYLVIDFFEKVRRFLRYESGIVPILTYFALKIPSISFQVAPFAILVATLLTLGLFMRSNEITAMRSCGISLLWMTSPFLLFAGAVSMILFLFSSTVIPLASEKAEEVRAVQIEQRPTPVTVKATQPWVRISADGLMEVNEIDVAGKVLRGVRIFYFRPPFKLHRITEAAEARYTPEGWILLNGNHRRFQSDDTVELALFTEQTINIQLIPDDFSSSLVGNSETMTFREIRNYLERFRHEGFSFARLLTDYYGRVAFPLVTVVMVLVGIALSLRRSGVRGGSMAAGIGQAFIIGFCYWTTHSVAIALGRGGALAPMLAGWMANALFLSFGLYLLLKVRH